A window of Microbacterium sp. BK668 genomic DNA:
AGCGTCGAGCGCGCGCTGTGGGCGGTGCTGGCCGGGGGTGCGCGGCTCGTCGTCACCATGGGCGGAACCGGCGTGGGCCCACGGGACGAAACCCCGGAAGGCACGGCGCGTGTCATCGGACGTCCGGTGCCGGGCATCGCCGAGGAGCTCCGGCGGCTCGGCGCTGCCGAGACCCCGGGTGGCATGATCTCCCGCGGTCTGTCCGGTGTCGTCGACCCCGTGCCGGGTGTCACGGAGGGAGCGCTCATCGTCAACCTTCCCGGGTCGCCGAAGGCCGTGGCATCCGGGATCCCCGTCGTCCTCTCCGTCGCACGCCACGTGATCGACCAGCTGGCGGGCGGTGATCACGCGTGAGCGCCGTGCGCGTGAGCGCCGTGCGCCTGGCCGCCGTGAGCGACCGCCCCCTCGACCTCGCGGCCCACGTGACGGCGGTGGAGGATCCGACGTGCGGCGCCGTCACCACGTTCGTCGGACGCGTGCGGGATCACGATCCGGATGCCGCGACCCGCGTCGTCGCGCTGGAATACACCGCGCATCCCGACGTCGAGGAGACCCTGAACCGCCTCGCGGTGGACGCGATCGGCACGACCGGAGCGCTCGTCGCGGTCAGCCATCGGATCGGGCGGCTCGAGGTCGGTGATCTCGCGGTCGTCATCGCCGTCGCCTCGTCGCACCGCGCAGAGGCGTTCGACGTGTGCCGCACGCTCATCGAGACGATCAAGACCGACCTGCCGGTGTGGAAGCGGCAGGTCGAGGCCGACGGCACGACGGCGTGGAAGGGTCTCGGCGGCTGACCCCCAGCGGCTGCCCCTCGGCGGCTGACCCCCGGCGAGTCCGCGGGGAGCCTCCGTACGACGGACGGAGCTGCGAGCCTCCGTACGACGGATGGAGACTCAGCGAGCCTCTGCGAGCCTGGGTCGGTCGGAGAATCGCGCCTCGGTCGGACGATTCGGGCCGGATGATCCGACGTGCGTGCGATCCTCCGACGTGGTGAGGGACCTCACGTCGGATCCGACCCCCTCAGCCGCCGGCGAACGGGGGCAGCACGTCGACGAGGTCGTCGGCCCCGAGAGGCGTCTGGTCGTCGACCCGGGCGCCGCCGACGAGGACGGCGCAGCGGGGCAGGATGCCGCCCAGGCCGGGGTGGTCGGTCGAGACGGCTCGGCGCAGGTCGCCGAGGGTGCGCTCGCCGCGCTCCTCGACCTCGAGCCCGGTCGCCTCCGCGGCCGCGGCGAAGTAGCGGACGCGCGCCATCAGGCCTCCCACCCCTGGGCGAGCTCGATGACGGCGGCGGCGGCGGACCGGACATCCTCGGGCGAACCGCCCGCGCGTCCGGCGACGAGCCCCGCGACGAACGTGCTGATGGGTGCCGCTGGACGCGCCACGCCGTTCGCTGCCTCGCGCGCGAGGTCGAGGACCAGCGCGATGGGCACGTCGCCGTCGGAGAGATCGAAGCGCTCGCGGAGCGCGCGGGCCCAGGCGTCGAGCGCTTCGGGCGGGAGGGTTCGGGATGCCTCGGTCATGGTGTCTCCTCCTCAGCGGCGGGTGACGGCGAGGTGCGGGCCGCGACCTCGCGGGCTCTGTGGAG
This region includes:
- a CDS encoding DUF6457 domain-containing protein, with product MTEASRTLPPEALDAWARALRERFDLSDGDVPIALVLDLAREAANGVARPAAPISTFVAGLVAGRAGGSPEDVRSAAAAVIELAQGWEA
- a CDS encoding MogA/MoaB family molybdenum cofactor biosynthesis protein; the encoded protein is MSYSAAVITVSDRSAAGARPDAAGPAAVSRLIEGGFACDEPIVVPDGADSVERALWAVLAGGARLVVTMGGTGVGPRDETPEGTARVIGRPVPGIAEELRRLGAAETPGGMISRGLSGVVDPVPGVTEGALIVNLPGSPKAVASGIPVVLSVARHVIDQLAGGDHA
- a CDS encoding molybdenum cofactor biosynthesis protein MoaE, with amino-acid sequence MSAVRLAAVSDRPLDLAAHVTAVEDPTCGAVTTFVGRVRDHDPDAATRVVALEYTAHPDVEETLNRLAVDAIGTTGALVAVSHRIGRLEVGDLAVVIAVASSHRAEAFDVCRTLIETIKTDLPVWKRQVEADGTTAWKGLGG
- a CDS encoding MoaD/ThiS family protein; this encodes MARVRYFAAAAEATGLEVEERGERTLGDLRRAVSTDHPGLGGILPRCAVLVGGARVDDQTPLGADDLVDVLPPFAGG